Proteins encoded together in one Vigna angularis cultivar LongXiaoDou No.4 chromosome 5, ASM1680809v1, whole genome shotgun sequence window:
- the LOC108339705 gene encoding tetrapyrrole-binding protein, chloroplastic gives MATNSLHYSIHHHSLLKRHHNPSETPPPTSLFLKPSTPTLTLSHHTLSTNSHITFFSLSQTTPSSSSSTSQTSPSFDLLRHHLSSQNFQLADEETRRLLIVLAGEAALKRGYVFFSEVQFISGSDLLTIDTLWREHSGNKFGYSVQKKILEKANGDFTKFFIKVGWMKKLDTEVEQYNYRSFPSEFIWELNEDTPEGHLPLTNALRGTRLLNNVLSHPAFVDTDKERDGKDDAENKDNGALAGSKDNSSSSKTLSQRVFKPDYSF, from the coding sequence ATGGCCACAAACTCTCTCCATTACTCCATCCACCACCATTCCCTCCTCAAACGCCACCACAACCCTTCAGAAACTCCTCCCCCCACATCACTCTTCCTCAAACCTTCCACACCAACCTTAACTCTCTCCCACCACACTCTTTCTACTAACTCTCATATCACTTTCTTTTCCCTCTCCCAAACCACACCCTCTTCATCCTCCTCCACCTCCCAAACCAGCCCCTCCTTTGACCTCCTCCGCCACCACCTCTCCTCCCAAAACTTCCAGCTAGCTGATGAAGAGACCCGTCGTCTCCTCATCGTGCTTGCTGGAGAAGCAGCTCTGAAGCGCGGCTACGTGTTCTTCTCTGAGGTGCAGTTCATATCCGGCAGCGACCTCTTGACCATTGACACCCTTTGGAGGGAGCACAGTGGCAACAAATTCGGATACAGTGTGCAGAAAAAGATACTGGAGAAGGCCAATGGGGATTTCACCAAGTTCTTCATCAAAGTGGGGTGGATGAAGAAGCTTGATACTGAGGTGGAGCAGTACAACTACAGGTCTTTCCCTTCTGAGTTCATCTGGGAGCTCAATGAGGACACTCCAGAGGGTCACTTGCCTCTCACAAACGCTCTCAGAGGGACACGGTTACTCAATAACGTTCTCAGCCACCCTGCTTTTGTTGATACTGACAAAGAACGTGATGGAAAAGATGATGCTGAGAACAAGGACAACGGGGCACTCGCAGGATCAAAGGATAATAGTTCATCTTCGAAGACATTGTCCCAGAGGGTCTTTAAACCGGATTATAGCTTCTGA
- the LOC108339706 gene encoding uncharacterized protein LOC108339706 isoform X6, which yields MLAFKPSIPAKPPFKADTSFQMKTYLVGYVCNALSVNSRSRCCPPKGEKFSLNAIFFHNAATLMNIVFPAASILLCVGLCIFLNLIEQTSKEQVLKMKVAKPATARTYTSVFDYCAGRCRHSSESVVHENAYISDFHHCFSLPSNSSSGKNSTLIEARLNGINVVVGRQGESCNSVCKSRGQLCVPNKLAVLNNCDIIQKYMSCKGSCLSSVGSDQPAEVVYDAPMHLNPGSCLYTQTVSMLSCDGLHQHTRRLCPCA from the exons ATGTTAGCTTTCAAACCATCCATCCCTGCAAAACCACCGTTCAAGGCAGATACCTCCTTTCAGATGAAAACG TATTTGGTAGGTTATGTGTGTAATGCTTTGTCTGTTAATTCACGCTCTCGTTGCTGCCCTCCGAAGGGGGAGAAATTTTCTT TGAATGCAATCTTCTTTCACAATGCTGCAACTCTTATGAATATTGTGTTTCCTGCTGCCTCAATCCTGCTCTG TGTGGGTCTTtgcatttttttaaacttaattgaGCAGACGAGTAAGGAACAAGTGCTGAAGATGAAGGTTGCTAAGCCTGCTACTGCAA GAACTTATACAAGTGTTTTTGACTACTGTGCTGGGAGATGCCGTCATAGTTCCGAGAGTGTG GTCCATGAAAATGCTTACATTAGTGACTTCCACCACTGCTTTTCTCTGCCATCGAATTCTTCAT CAGGGAAAAATAGTACTCTCATAGAAGCCAGACTGAATGGCATCAATGTTGTTGTTGGGAG GCAAGGTGAATCATGTAATTCTGTTTGCAAATCAAGAGGACAATTATGCGTCCCAAATAAACTTGCCGTGCTTAATAATTGTGACAT TATTCAGAAATATATGAGCTGCAAGGGGTCTTGCTTGTCAAGTGTTGGATCAGATCAACCAGCTGAAGTTGTTTATGATGCCCCAATGCATCTG AATCCAGGATCTTGTTTGTACACTCAAACAGTGTCTATGCTTTCTTGTGATGGTTTACATCAGCACACAAGGAGACTGTGCCCCTGTGCATAG
- the LOC108339706 gene encoding uncharacterized protein LOC108339706 isoform X4, which produces MEVRASSSSSSRRILLLILFIFSFSPTITAIRKDVSFQTIHPCKTTVQGRYLLSDENGYVCNALSVNSRSRCCPPKGEKFSCHECNLLSQCCNSYEYCVSCCLNPALTSKEQVLKMKVAKPATARTYTSVFDYCAGRCRHSSESVVHENAYISDFHHCFSLPSNSSWKNSTLIEARLNGINVVVGRQGESCNSVCKSRGQLCVPNKLAVLNNCDIIQKYMSCKGSCLSSVGSDQPAEVVYDAPMHLNPGSCLYTQTVSMLSCDGLHQHTRRLCPCA; this is translated from the exons ATGGAAGTGcgtgcatcatcatcatcatcatcgagGAGGATTTTGTTGCTTATTCTGTTTATCTTTAGCTTTTCACCAACAATCACTGCAATTAGGAAGGATGTTAGCTTTCAAACCATCCATCCCTGCAAAACCACCGTTCAAGGCAGATACCTCCTTTCAGATGAAAACG GTTATGTGTGTAATGCTTTGTCTGTTAATTCACGCTCTCGTTGCTGCCCTCCGAAGGGGGAGAAATTTTCTTGTCA TGAATGCAATCTTCTTTCACAATGCTGCAACTCTTATGAATATTGTGTTTCCTGCTGCCTCAATCCTGCTCTG ACGAGTAAGGAACAAGTGCTGAAGATGAAGGTTGCTAAGCCTGCTACTGCAA GAACTTATACAAGTGTTTTTGACTACTGTGCTGGGAGATGCCGTCATAGTTCCGAGAGTGTG GTCCATGAAAATGCTTACATTAGTGACTTCCACCACTGCTTTTCTCTGCCATCGAATTCTTCAT GGAAAAATAGTACTCTCATAGAAGCCAGACTGAATGGCATCAATGTTGTTGTTGGGAG GCAAGGTGAATCATGTAATTCTGTTTGCAAATCAAGAGGACAATTATGCGTCCCAAATAAACTTGCCGTGCTTAATAATTGTGACAT TATTCAGAAATATATGAGCTGCAAGGGGTCTTGCTTGTCAAGTGTTGGATCAGATCAACCAGCTGAAGTTGTTTATGATGCCCCAATGCATCTG AATCCAGGATCTTGTTTGTACACTCAAACAGTGTCTATGCTTTCTTGTGATGGTTTACATCAGCACACAAGGAGACTGTGCCCCTGTGCATAG
- the LOC108339706 gene encoding uncharacterized protein LOC108339706 isoform X2: MEVRASSSSSSRRILLLILFIFSFSPTITAIRKDVSFQTIHPCKTTVQGRYLLSDENGYVCNALSVNSRSRCCPPKGEKFSLNAIFFHNAATLMNIVFPAASILLCVGLCIFLNLIEQTSKEQVLKMKVAKPATARTYTSVFDYCAGRCRHSSESVVHENAYISDFHHCFSLPSNSSWKNSTLIEARLNGINVVVGRQGESCNSVCKSRGQLCVPNKLAVLNNCDIIQKYMSCKGSCLSSVGSDQPAEVVYDAPMHLNPGSCLYTQTVSMLSCDGLHQHTRRLCPCA; encoded by the exons ATGGAAGTGcgtgcatcatcatcatcatcatcgagGAGGATTTTGTTGCTTATTCTGTTTATCTTTAGCTTTTCACCAACAATCACTGCAATTAGGAAGGATGTTAGCTTTCAAACCATCCATCCCTGCAAAACCACCGTTCAAGGCAGATACCTCCTTTCAGATGAAAACG GTTATGTGTGTAATGCTTTGTCTGTTAATTCACGCTCTCGTTGCTGCCCTCCGAAGGGGGAGAAATTTTCTT TGAATGCAATCTTCTTTCACAATGCTGCAACTCTTATGAATATTGTGTTTCCTGCTGCCTCAATCCTGCTCTG TGTGGGTCTTtgcatttttttaaacttaattgaGCAGACGAGTAAGGAACAAGTGCTGAAGATGAAGGTTGCTAAGCCTGCTACTGCAA GAACTTATACAAGTGTTTTTGACTACTGTGCTGGGAGATGCCGTCATAGTTCCGAGAGTGTG GTCCATGAAAATGCTTACATTAGTGACTTCCACCACTGCTTTTCTCTGCCATCGAATTCTTCAT GGAAAAATAGTACTCTCATAGAAGCCAGACTGAATGGCATCAATGTTGTTGTTGGGAG GCAAGGTGAATCATGTAATTCTGTTTGCAAATCAAGAGGACAATTATGCGTCCCAAATAAACTTGCCGTGCTTAATAATTGTGACAT TATTCAGAAATATATGAGCTGCAAGGGGTCTTGCTTGTCAAGTGTTGGATCAGATCAACCAGCTGAAGTTGTTTATGATGCCCCAATGCATCTG AATCCAGGATCTTGTTTGTACACTCAAACAGTGTCTATGCTTTCTTGTGATGGTTTACATCAGCACACAAGGAGACTGTGCCCCTGTGCATAG
- the LOC108339706 gene encoding uncharacterized protein LOC108339706 isoform X3 codes for MEVRASSSSSSRRILLLILFIFSFSPTITAIRKDVSFQTIHPCKTTVQGRYLLSDENGYVCNALSVNSRSRCCPPKGEKFSCHECNLLSQCCNSYEYCVSCCLNPALTSKEQVLKMKVAKPATARTYTSVFDYCAGRCRHSSESVVHENAYISDFHHCFSLPSNSSSGKNSTLIEARLNGINVVVGRQGESCNSVCKSRGQLCVPNKLAVLNNCDIIQKYMSCKGSCLSSVGSDQPAEVVYDAPMHLNPGSCLYTQTVSMLSCDGLHQHTRRLCPCA; via the exons ATGGAAGTGcgtgcatcatcatcatcatcatcgagGAGGATTTTGTTGCTTATTCTGTTTATCTTTAGCTTTTCACCAACAATCACTGCAATTAGGAAGGATGTTAGCTTTCAAACCATCCATCCCTGCAAAACCACCGTTCAAGGCAGATACCTCCTTTCAGATGAAAACG GTTATGTGTGTAATGCTTTGTCTGTTAATTCACGCTCTCGTTGCTGCCCTCCGAAGGGGGAGAAATTTTCTTGTCA TGAATGCAATCTTCTTTCACAATGCTGCAACTCTTATGAATATTGTGTTTCCTGCTGCCTCAATCCTGCTCTG ACGAGTAAGGAACAAGTGCTGAAGATGAAGGTTGCTAAGCCTGCTACTGCAA GAACTTATACAAGTGTTTTTGACTACTGTGCTGGGAGATGCCGTCATAGTTCCGAGAGTGTG GTCCATGAAAATGCTTACATTAGTGACTTCCACCACTGCTTTTCTCTGCCATCGAATTCTTCAT CAGGGAAAAATAGTACTCTCATAGAAGCCAGACTGAATGGCATCAATGTTGTTGTTGGGAG GCAAGGTGAATCATGTAATTCTGTTTGCAAATCAAGAGGACAATTATGCGTCCCAAATAAACTTGCCGTGCTTAATAATTGTGACAT TATTCAGAAATATATGAGCTGCAAGGGGTCTTGCTTGTCAAGTGTTGGATCAGATCAACCAGCTGAAGTTGTTTATGATGCCCCAATGCATCTG AATCCAGGATCTTGTTTGTACACTCAAACAGTGTCTATGCTTTCTTGTGATGGTTTACATCAGCACACAAGGAGACTGTGCCCCTGTGCATAG
- the LOC108339706 gene encoding uncharacterized protein LOC108339706 isoform X7, translating to MLAFKPSIPAKPPFKADTSFQMKTVMCVMLCLLIHALVAALRRGRNFLVMNAIFFHNAATLMNIVFPAASILLCVGLCIFLNLIEQTSKEQVLKMKVAKPATARTYTSVFDYCAGRCRHSSESVVHENAYISDFHHCFSLPSNSSSGKNSTLIEARLNGINVVVGRQGESCNSVCKSRGQLCVPNKLAVLNNCDIIQKYMSCKGSCLSSVGSDQPAEVVYDAPMHLNPGSCLYTQTVSMLSCDGLHQHTRRLCPCA from the exons ATGTTAGCTTTCAAACCATCCATCCCTGCAAAACCACCGTTCAAGGCAGATACCTCCTTTCAGATGAAAACG GTTATGTGTGTAATGCTTTGTCTGTTAATTCACGCTCTCGTTGCTGCCCTCCGAAGGGGGAGAAATTTTCTTGTCA TGAATGCAATCTTCTTTCACAATGCTGCAACTCTTATGAATATTGTGTTTCCTGCTGCCTCAATCCTGCTCTG TGTGGGTCTTtgcatttttttaaacttaattgaGCAGACGAGTAAGGAACAAGTGCTGAAGATGAAGGTTGCTAAGCCTGCTACTGCAA GAACTTATACAAGTGTTTTTGACTACTGTGCTGGGAGATGCCGTCATAGTTCCGAGAGTGTG GTCCATGAAAATGCTTACATTAGTGACTTCCACCACTGCTTTTCTCTGCCATCGAATTCTTCAT CAGGGAAAAATAGTACTCTCATAGAAGCCAGACTGAATGGCATCAATGTTGTTGTTGGGAG GCAAGGTGAATCATGTAATTCTGTTTGCAAATCAAGAGGACAATTATGCGTCCCAAATAAACTTGCCGTGCTTAATAATTGTGACAT TATTCAGAAATATATGAGCTGCAAGGGGTCTTGCTTGTCAAGTGTTGGATCAGATCAACCAGCTGAAGTTGTTTATGATGCCCCAATGCATCTG AATCCAGGATCTTGTTTGTACACTCAAACAGTGTCTATGCTTTCTTGTGATGGTTTACATCAGCACACAAGGAGACTGTGCCCCTGTGCATAG
- the LOC108339706 gene encoding uncharacterized protein LOC108339706 isoform X5: MEVRASSSSSSRRILLLILFIFSFSPTITAIRKDVSFQTIHPCKTTVQGRYLLSDENVNAIFFHNAATLMNIVFPAASILLCVGLCIFLNLIEQTSKEQVLKMKVAKPATARTYTSVFDYCAGRCRHSSESVVHENAYISDFHHCFSLPSNSSSGKNSTLIEARLNGINVVVGRQGESCNSVCKSRGQLCVPNKLAVLNNCDIIQKYMSCKGSCLSSVGSDQPAEVVYDAPMHLNPGSCLYTQTVSMLSCDGLHQHTRRLCPCA; the protein is encoded by the exons ATGGAAGTGcgtgcatcatcatcatcatcatcgagGAGGATTTTGTTGCTTATTCTGTTTATCTTTAGCTTTTCACCAACAATCACTGCAATTAGGAAGGATGTTAGCTTTCAAACCATCCATCCCTGCAAAACCACCGTTCAAGGCAGATACCTCCTTTCAGATGAAAACG TGAATGCAATCTTCTTTCACAATGCTGCAACTCTTATGAATATTGTGTTTCCTGCTGCCTCAATCCTGCTCTG TGTGGGTCTTtgcatttttttaaacttaattgaGCAGACGAGTAAGGAACAAGTGCTGAAGATGAAGGTTGCTAAGCCTGCTACTGCAA GAACTTATACAAGTGTTTTTGACTACTGTGCTGGGAGATGCCGTCATAGTTCCGAGAGTGTG GTCCATGAAAATGCTTACATTAGTGACTTCCACCACTGCTTTTCTCTGCCATCGAATTCTTCAT CAGGGAAAAATAGTACTCTCATAGAAGCCAGACTGAATGGCATCAATGTTGTTGTTGGGAG GCAAGGTGAATCATGTAATTCTGTTTGCAAATCAAGAGGACAATTATGCGTCCCAAATAAACTTGCCGTGCTTAATAATTGTGACAT TATTCAGAAATATATGAGCTGCAAGGGGTCTTGCTTGTCAAGTGTTGGATCAGATCAACCAGCTGAAGTTGTTTATGATGCCCCAATGCATCTG AATCCAGGATCTTGTTTGTACACTCAAACAGTGTCTATGCTTTCTTGTGATGGTTTACATCAGCACACAAGGAGACTGTGCCCCTGTGCATAG
- the LOC108339706 gene encoding uncharacterized protein LOC108339706 isoform X1 codes for MEVRASSSSSSRRILLLILFIFSFSPTITAIRKDVSFQTIHPCKTTVQGRYLLSDENGYVCNALSVNSRSRCCPPKGEKFSLNAIFFHNAATLMNIVFPAASILLCVGLCIFLNLIEQTSKEQVLKMKVAKPATARTYTSVFDYCAGRCRHSSESVVHENAYISDFHHCFSLPSNSSSGKNSTLIEARLNGINVVVGRQGESCNSVCKSRGQLCVPNKLAVLNNCDIIQKYMSCKGSCLSSVGSDQPAEVVYDAPMHLNPGSCLYTQTVSMLSCDGLHQHTRRLCPCA; via the exons ATGGAAGTGcgtgcatcatcatcatcatcatcgagGAGGATTTTGTTGCTTATTCTGTTTATCTTTAGCTTTTCACCAACAATCACTGCAATTAGGAAGGATGTTAGCTTTCAAACCATCCATCCCTGCAAAACCACCGTTCAAGGCAGATACCTCCTTTCAGATGAAAACG GTTATGTGTGTAATGCTTTGTCTGTTAATTCACGCTCTCGTTGCTGCCCTCCGAAGGGGGAGAAATTTTCTT TGAATGCAATCTTCTTTCACAATGCTGCAACTCTTATGAATATTGTGTTTCCTGCTGCCTCAATCCTGCTCTG TGTGGGTCTTtgcatttttttaaacttaattgaGCAGACGAGTAAGGAACAAGTGCTGAAGATGAAGGTTGCTAAGCCTGCTACTGCAA GAACTTATACAAGTGTTTTTGACTACTGTGCTGGGAGATGCCGTCATAGTTCCGAGAGTGTG GTCCATGAAAATGCTTACATTAGTGACTTCCACCACTGCTTTTCTCTGCCATCGAATTCTTCAT CAGGGAAAAATAGTACTCTCATAGAAGCCAGACTGAATGGCATCAATGTTGTTGTTGGGAG GCAAGGTGAATCATGTAATTCTGTTTGCAAATCAAGAGGACAATTATGCGTCCCAAATAAACTTGCCGTGCTTAATAATTGTGACAT TATTCAGAAATATATGAGCTGCAAGGGGTCTTGCTTGTCAAGTGTTGGATCAGATCAACCAGCTGAAGTTGTTTATGATGCCCCAATGCATCTG AATCCAGGATCTTGTTTGTACACTCAAACAGTGTCTATGCTTTCTTGTGATGGTTTACATCAGCACACAAGGAGACTGTGCCCCTGTGCATAG
- the LOC108339706 gene encoding uncharacterized protein LOC108339706 isoform X8: MLAFKPSIPAKPPFKADTSFQMKTYLVGYVCNALSVNSRSRCCPPKGEKFSCHECNLLSQCCNSYEYCVSCCLNPALTSKEQVLKMKVAKPATARTYTSVFDYCAGRCRHSSESVVHENAYISDFHHCFSLPSNSSSGKNSTLIEARLNGINVVVGRQGESCNSVCKSRGQLCVPNKLAVLNNCDIIQKYMSCKGSCLSSVGSDQPAEVVYDAPMHLNPGSCLYTQTVSMLSCDGLHQHTRRLCPCA; encoded by the exons ATGTTAGCTTTCAAACCATCCATCCCTGCAAAACCACCGTTCAAGGCAGATACCTCCTTTCAGATGAAAACG TATTTGGTAGGTTATGTGTGTAATGCTTTGTCTGTTAATTCACGCTCTCGTTGCTGCCCTCCGAAGGGGGAGAAATTTTCTTGTCA TGAATGCAATCTTCTTTCACAATGCTGCAACTCTTATGAATATTGTGTTTCCTGCTGCCTCAATCCTGCTCTG ACGAGTAAGGAACAAGTGCTGAAGATGAAGGTTGCTAAGCCTGCTACTGCAA GAACTTATACAAGTGTTTTTGACTACTGTGCTGGGAGATGCCGTCATAGTTCCGAGAGTGTG GTCCATGAAAATGCTTACATTAGTGACTTCCACCACTGCTTTTCTCTGCCATCGAATTCTTCAT CAGGGAAAAATAGTACTCTCATAGAAGCCAGACTGAATGGCATCAATGTTGTTGTTGGGAG GCAAGGTGAATCATGTAATTCTGTTTGCAAATCAAGAGGACAATTATGCGTCCCAAATAAACTTGCCGTGCTTAATAATTGTGACAT TATTCAGAAATATATGAGCTGCAAGGGGTCTTGCTTGTCAAGTGTTGGATCAGATCAACCAGCTGAAGTTGTTTATGATGCCCCAATGCATCTG AATCCAGGATCTTGTTTGTACACTCAAACAGTGTCTATGCTTTCTTGTGATGGTTTACATCAGCACACAAGGAGACTGTGCCCCTGTGCATAG